In Cupriavidus basilensis, one genomic interval encodes:
- the fdh3B gene encoding formate dehydrogenase FDH3 subunit beta produces MARMKFICDAERCIECNSCVTACKNEHEVPWGVNRRRVVTINDGIVGAEKSISVACMHCSDAPCMAVCPVDCFYRTDDGVVLHDKDVCIGCGYCSYACPFGAPQFPSAGTFGVRGKMDKCTFCAGGPEKNGSDEEFEKYGRNRLAEGKLPLCAEMCSTKALLGGDGDVIADILRNRVIKRGKGGDVFGWGTAYGNKGAAQGAAGAAPPAAAPPASGAQPS; encoded by the coding sequence ATGGCACGCATGAAATTCATCTGTGACGCCGAGCGTTGCATCGAGTGCAACAGCTGCGTCACCGCCTGCAAGAACGAGCACGAGGTGCCGTGGGGCGTCAACCGGCGCCGCGTGGTGACCATCAACGACGGCATCGTCGGCGCCGAGAAATCGATCTCGGTCGCCTGCATGCACTGCTCGGACGCGCCTTGCATGGCGGTGTGCCCGGTCGACTGCTTCTACCGTACCGACGATGGCGTGGTGCTGCACGACAAGGATGTCTGCATCGGCTGCGGCTACTGCTCCTACGCCTGCCCGTTTGGCGCCCCCCAGTTCCCCAGCGCCGGGACCTTCGGCGTGCGCGGCAAGATGGACAAGTGCACGTTCTGCGCCGGCGGGCCGGAGAAAAACGGCAGCGACGAAGAATTCGAGAAGTACGGACGCAACCGGCTGGCCGAAGGCAAGCTGCCGCTGTGCGCGGAAATGTGCTCGACCAAGGCGCTGCTGGGCGGCGACGGCGACGTCATTGCCGACATACTGCGCAACCGCGTGATCAAGCGCGGCAAGGGCGGCGATGTGTTCGGCTGGGGCACGGCCTACGGCAACAAGGGCGCCGCGCAGGGTGCCGCGGGCGCGGCGCCGCCCGCCGCCGCGCCACCCGCTTCAGGAGCGCAGCCATCATGA
- a CDS encoding molybdopterin-dependent oxidoreductase has product MILTRKRAAQGSASSQLASGSGERAGGRLSERLAAGLAGAMPTMDRRSFLKRSGIGVGAGLAASQLTLLRRADAADASGAAAGGEDKGNIVVRRTVCGHCSVGCAVDAVVHNGVWVRQNPVFDSPINMGAHCAKGAALREHGHGEYRLKYPMKLVNGKYQRISWDQALDEITARMKEIRQQTGPDSMFFVGSSKHSNEGAYLLRKWVSFFGTNNTDHQARICHSTTVAGVANTWGYGAMTNSYNDMQNARAALYIGSNAAEAHPVSMLHLLHAKENGCKVIVVDPRYTRTAAKSDYYVRVRSGTDIAFLFGVLYHIFQNGWEDQKYINDRVYGMDKVKEEVLAKWTPDKVEEVCGVPEAQVHQVAEIMAKNRPSTLVWCMGQTQHTIGNAIVRASCLVQLALGNIGVSGGGANIFRGHDNVQGATDVGPNPDSLPGYYGLATGAWKHFAAVWGVDYEWIKKQYASQAMMEKSGTTVSRWIDIVTEKPELIDQDNNVRGVFFWGHAPNSQTRGLEMKKALDKLDLLVVIDPYPSATAAMANMPPAEGDQVNPNRAVYLLPACTQFETTGSCTASNRSLQWREKVIEPLFESMPDHTIMQAFADRLGFGKELSKNFKLNEVKRAGRTWMEPEVESILREINASNWTIGYTGQSPERLKSHMRNMEKFDVRTLRCLGGKDPLTGYDLTGDYFGLPWPCYGTPELKHPGSPNLYDTSRNVMDGGGNFRANFGVERDGVSLLAEDGSYSKGADITTGYPEFDHVLLKKLGWWDELTDAEKQKAEGKNWKTDLSGGIQRVVLKNHGCHPFGNAKARAIVWNFPDPIPQHREPLYSTRPDMVAKYPTHDDKMAFWRLPTLYKSLQQRNVENKLYEKFPIILTSGRLVEYEGGGEETRSNPWLAELQQENFVEINPRAASDRGIRNGDFCWVSTPTGAHIKVRALVTERVGVDTAFIPFHFSGWWQGKDLKDYYPEGAMPIVRGEAINTATTYGYDSVTMMQETKTTICQIARFT; this is encoded by the coding sequence ATGATCTTGACCCGCAAACGCGCGGCGCAGGGCAGCGCATCTTCGCAACTGGCTAGCGGCTCGGGCGAGCGCGCTGGCGGCCGGCTATCCGAGCGTCTGGCTGCCGGGCTGGCGGGTGCCATGCCCACCATGGACCGGCGCAGCTTTCTCAAGCGCTCCGGCATCGGGGTGGGGGCGGGGCTGGCGGCTTCGCAACTGACGCTGTTGCGCCGGGCGGATGCCGCGGATGCGTCAGGTGCGGCGGCCGGCGGCGAGGACAAGGGCAACATCGTGGTGCGCCGTACCGTGTGCGGCCACTGCTCGGTGGGCTGCGCGGTCGACGCCGTGGTGCACAACGGCGTGTGGGTGCGCCAGAACCCGGTCTTCGATTCGCCGATCAACATGGGCGCGCACTGCGCCAAGGGCGCCGCGCTGCGCGAGCACGGCCACGGCGAGTACCGGCTGAAGTACCCGATGAAGCTGGTGAACGGCAAATACCAGCGCATCAGCTGGGACCAGGCGCTTGACGAGATCACCGCCCGGATGAAAGAGATCCGCCAGCAGACCGGGCCGGACTCGATGTTCTTCGTCGGTTCTTCCAAGCACAGCAACGAAGGGGCCTACCTGCTGCGCAAGTGGGTGTCGTTCTTCGGCACCAACAACACCGATCACCAGGCACGCATCTGCCACTCAACCACGGTGGCCGGCGTGGCCAATACCTGGGGCTATGGTGCGATGACCAATTCGTACAACGATATGCAGAACGCCCGCGCGGCGCTGTATATCGGCTCCAACGCGGCCGAGGCGCACCCGGTGTCGATGCTGCACCTGCTGCACGCCAAGGAGAACGGCTGCAAGGTGATCGTGGTCGATCCGCGCTACACCCGCACGGCCGCGAAGTCCGATTATTACGTGCGGGTCCGCTCGGGCACCGATATCGCTTTCCTGTTCGGCGTGCTGTACCACATCTTCCAGAACGGCTGGGAAGACCAGAAGTACATCAACGATCGCGTCTACGGCATGGACAAGGTCAAGGAGGAAGTCCTTGCCAAGTGGACGCCGGACAAGGTCGAGGAAGTCTGCGGCGTGCCCGAGGCGCAGGTCCACCAGGTTGCCGAGATCATGGCCAAGAACCGGCCCAGCACGCTGGTGTGGTGCATGGGCCAGACCCAGCACACCATCGGCAACGCCATCGTGCGCGCCTCCTGCCTGGTGCAGCTGGCGCTGGGCAATATCGGCGTGTCGGGCGGCGGCGCCAACATCTTCCGCGGCCACGACAATGTGCAGGGCGCGACCGACGTGGGCCCCAACCCGGATTCCTTGCCGGGCTACTACGGCCTGGCCACCGGGGCGTGGAAGCACTTCGCCGCGGTGTGGGGCGTCGACTACGAATGGATCAAGAAGCAGTACGCCTCGCAGGCGATGATGGAGAAGTCCGGCACCACGGTGTCGCGCTGGATCGATATCGTTACCGAGAAGCCTGAGCTGATCGACCAGGACAACAACGTCCGCGGGGTGTTTTTCTGGGGCCATGCGCCCAACTCGCAGACGCGCGGGCTGGAGATGAAGAAGGCGCTCGACAAGCTCGACCTGCTGGTGGTGATCGACCCGTACCCGTCAGCCACCGCCGCGATGGCCAACATGCCGCCGGCGGAAGGCGATCAGGTCAACCCGAACCGCGCGGTCTACCTGCTGCCGGCCTGCACGCAGTTCGAGACCACCGGGTCCTGCACGGCCTCCAACCGCTCGCTGCAGTGGCGCGAGAAGGTGATCGAGCCGCTGTTCGAGTCGATGCCGGACCACACCATCATGCAGGCCTTCGCCGACCGGCTCGGCTTTGGCAAGGAGCTGTCGAAGAACTTCAAGCTCAACGAGGTCAAGCGCGCGGGCCGGACCTGGATGGAGCCCGAAGTCGAATCCATCCTGCGCGAGATCAATGCCAGCAACTGGACCATCGGCTACACCGGGCAATCTCCCGAGCGGCTCAAGTCGCATATGCGCAATATGGAGAAGTTCGACGTGCGCACGCTGCGTTGCCTGGGCGGCAAGGATCCGCTGACCGGCTACGACCTGACCGGAGACTACTTCGGCCTGCCGTGGCCGTGCTATGGCACGCCGGAGCTCAAGCACCCCGGCTCGCCCAACCTGTATGACACCAGCCGCAACGTCATGGACGGCGGGGGCAACTTCCGCGCCAACTTCGGCGTGGAGCGCGACGGCGTCAGCCTGCTGGCCGAGGACGGCTCGTACTCGAAAGGCGCGGACATTACCACCGGCTATCCGGAGTTCGACCACGTGCTGCTGAAGAAGCTGGGATGGTGGGACGAACTGACGGACGCGGAGAAGCAGAAGGCCGAGGGCAAGAACTGGAAGACGGATCTGTCCGGTGGCATCCAGCGCGTGGTGCTGAAGAACCATGGCTGCCATCCCTTTGGCAACGCCAAGGCGCGGGCCATCGTGTGGAACTTCCCCGACCCGATCCCGCAGCACCGCGAGCCGCTGTATTCCACCCGGCCCGACATGGTCGCCAAGTACCCCACGCACGACGACAAGATGGCGTTCTGGCGGCTGCCCACGCTGTACAAGTCGCTGCAGCAGCGCAACGTCGAGAACAAGCTCTACGAGAAGTTTCCGATCATTCTTACCTCCGGCCGCCTGGTCGAATACGAGGGCGGTGGTGAGGAAACCCGGTCCAACCCGTGGCTGGCTGAGTTGCAGCAGGAGAACTTCGTCGAGATCAACCCGCGCGCGGCGTCCGATCGCGGCATCCGCAACGGCGACTTCTGCTGGGTCAGCACGCCCACCGGCGCGCACATCAAGGTGCGCGCGCTGGTGACCGAGCGCGTCGGCGTGGATACCGCCTTCATCCCGTTCCACTTCTCTGGCTGGTGGCAGGGTAAGGACCTGAAGGACTACTACCCGGAGGGCGCGATGCCGATCGTGCGCGGCGAGGCCATCAACACGGCTACCACCTACGGCTATGACTCGGTGACGATGATGCAGGAAACCAAGACCACGATCTGCCAGATCGCACGGTTCACCTGA
- a CDS encoding formate dehydrogenase, translating into MKDKQPKAARRAFLAGTGVVAAAGAAAALTSRGPAMPAAPSLAAAIPDVTSTDGDGYRVTEHIRKYYRTTLV; encoded by the coding sequence ATGAAAGACAAGCAGCCGAAGGCCGCGCGCCGCGCCTTCCTTGCCGGTACCGGGGTCGTAGCCGCGGCCGGCGCCGCCGCCGCGCTGACATCGCGCGGTCCGGCCATGCCCGCCGCGCCCAGCCTGGCGGCGGCCATTCCCGATGTCACGTCGACCGACGGCGACGGCTACCGGGTCACAGAGCATATTCGCAAGTACTACCGGACTACGCTGGTGTGA
- a CDS encoding TorD/DmsD family molecular chaperone: protein MTDFQPIQLIPPVAHAAPNAEDTARADLYGLLATLLYRAPDAALLHHIAANRAHGEDAATPLGDAWNDLCDAASVTTAEQASDEYQQLFVGVGKPEVLLYGSYYQTGFLNERPLVALRDDLARYGLVRQDNVSETEDHIATLCEVMRFLVAGEDAGVANLAEQQHFFSRHLQSWVETLCDSAAAHPQARLYARVAALLKAFMAVEAIALEMH, encoded by the coding sequence ATGACAGATTTCCAGCCTATCCAGCTGATCCCCCCGGTCGCCCACGCGGCGCCCAACGCAGAAGATACCGCCCGGGCGGACCTGTACGGCCTGCTGGCCACGCTGCTGTATCGCGCCCCGGATGCCGCGCTGCTGCACCATATCGCCGCTAACCGCGCGCATGGCGAGGACGCCGCCACGCCGCTGGGCGACGCCTGGAACGATTTGTGCGACGCAGCATCGGTCACCACGGCCGAGCAAGCCAGCGACGAATACCAGCAATTGTTCGTCGGCGTGGGCAAGCCGGAAGTCCTGCTGTACGGCTCCTACTACCAGACCGGCTTCCTCAATGAGCGCCCGCTGGTGGCGCTGCGCGACGACCTGGCGCGCTATGGCCTGGTGCGTCAGGACAATGTCAGCGAGACCGAGGATCACATCGCCACATTGTGCGAGGTGATGCGCTTCCTGGTGGCGGGCGAGGATGCCGGCGTGGCAAACCTTGCCGAGCAGCAGCATTTTTTCTCGCGCCATCTGCAGTCATGGGTGGAAACCCTGTGCGACAGCGCGGCGGCGCATCCGCAAGCGCGGCTCTATGCCCGCGTGGCCGCGCTGCTGAAGGCTTTCATGGCGGTCGAGGCGATCGCGCTGGAAATGCATTGA
- a CDS encoding 4Fe-4S binding protein, protein MPTLICNCNDTMPLDGAALSGSVPAPAGGVKTPLKVHHLLCRREIGDFTAALAGTDDVIVACTQERALFTEVAARRQAEGAMTAPVRFVNIRETGGWSQGARRDPKTANAKIAALLAAAALPDPDPVPVVDYRSGGAVLVLGPADRAIPWAGKLAEAGMDVSVLLSAAAGGMAPAGLPASRAFPVHSGKLVKLGGWLGAFEASWETGAGRSNPIDLDLCTRCNACIDACPEDAIDFSYQVDLDRCRSHRACVKACGAAAAIDFDRPAATATERFDLVFDLADTPALLMHAPPQGYLYAGADALRQQAQALALVQLVGEFEKPKFFQYKEKLCAHGRNQTTGCTACIDICSTEAIRSQWHDGRGRIEVTPNLCMGCGACTTVCPSGAISYAYPKPDHLGERLRTLISAYRAAGGRDAALLLHGEEYGNAPILALGRAARAGQARGMPPNVIPVGLFHPAACGLELWLAAICWGAGHVAVMLTGDEAPQYRTALAGQVAVGQAILAGLGYDGECLSLVDGPDAATLDAQLAALAAPGSNRPAAPPAVFHAAAAKRETLDFALDHLVRNAPRPAASVALPAGAPLGAVAVDTGRCTLCMACVGACPSQALRDNPERPVLGFLERNCVQCGLCEKTCPEDAITLVPRLLTGEQARRTVTLAETQPFHCIRCAKPFGTAQMVHAMLARLASHPAFAGEAAERLKMCGDCRVVDMMEKNSGEASGNALQ, encoded by the coding sequence ATGCCGACGCTGATCTGCAATTGCAACGACACGATGCCGCTTGACGGGGCGGCATTGTCAGGCAGTGTTCCCGCGCCCGCGGGTGGCGTGAAGACGCCACTCAAGGTCCATCATCTGCTGTGCCGCCGCGAGATTGGCGATTTCACCGCCGCGCTCGCCGGCACCGATGACGTCATCGTGGCTTGTACGCAGGAGCGCGCGCTGTTTACCGAGGTAGCCGCCCGGCGCCAGGCCGAGGGCGCCATGACGGCGCCCGTGCGCTTCGTCAATATCCGCGAAACCGGTGGCTGGTCGCAGGGGGCGCGGCGCGACCCGAAAACCGCCAACGCCAAGATCGCTGCCTTGCTGGCTGCCGCCGCGCTGCCGGACCCGGATCCGGTGCCCGTGGTGGACTACCGCTCCGGCGGCGCCGTGCTGGTGCTGGGTCCCGCCGACCGCGCGATCCCATGGGCCGGCAAGCTGGCCGAAGCCGGCATGGATGTTTCGGTCCTGCTCAGCGCCGCCGCCGGGGGCATGGCTCCGGCCGGCCTGCCCGCCTCGCGGGCGTTCCCTGTGCACAGCGGCAAGCTGGTCAAGCTCGGCGGGTGGCTGGGCGCTTTCGAGGCCAGCTGGGAGACCGGCGCGGGGCGCAGCAACCCGATCGACCTGGACCTGTGCACGCGCTGCAATGCCTGCATCGACGCTTGCCCGGAAGACGCCATCGATTTCAGCTACCAGGTGGATCTGGACCGTTGCCGCTCGCACCGCGCTTGCGTGAAGGCCTGCGGCGCTGCCGCCGCGATCGACTTTGACCGCCCGGCTGCCACTGCCACGGAACGCTTCGACCTGGTGTTCGACCTCGCCGACACGCCCGCCTTGCTCATGCACGCGCCGCCGCAGGGTTACCTGTACGCCGGCGCGGATGCGCTGCGCCAGCAGGCGCAGGCATTGGCGCTGGTCCAGCTGGTGGGCGAGTTCGAGAAGCCGAAGTTCTTCCAGTACAAGGAGAAACTCTGCGCGCACGGCCGCAACCAGACCACGGGTTGCACGGCCTGTATCGACATCTGCTCCACCGAAGCGATCCGCTCGCAATGGCACGACGGGCGCGGCCGCATCGAGGTCACGCCGAACCTGTGCATGGGCTGCGGCGCCTGCACCACGGTGTGCCCGAGCGGCGCCATCAGCTATGCCTATCCCAAGCCGGATCACCTCGGCGAGCGCTTGCGCACCCTGATTTCGGCCTACCGCGCTGCGGGCGGGCGCGACGCTGCGCTGTTGCTGCATGGCGAGGAGTACGGCAATGCGCCCATCCTGGCGCTGGGCCGCGCTGCGCGCGCCGGACAGGCCCGCGGCATGCCGCCCAATGTGATTCCGGTGGGGTTGTTCCACCCGGCCGCGTGCGGGCTTGAGCTGTGGCTGGCGGCCATCTGCTGGGGCGCCGGACATGTCGCCGTGATGCTCACCGGTGACGAGGCCCCGCAATACCGTACGGCGCTGGCCGGGCAGGTAGCAGTGGGGCAGGCCATTCTGGCGGGCCTTGGCTATGACGGCGAATGCCTGTCGCTGGTGGATGGCCCGGATGCCGCCACGCTGGACGCGCAACTAGCGGCCTTGGCCGCGCCGGGGAGCAACCGGCCAGCCGCGCCACCCGCCGTGTTCCACGCTGCGGCCGCCAAGCGCGAGACGCTGGATTTTGCGCTTGATCACCTCGTGCGCAATGCGCCGCGCCCGGCCGCCAGCGTTGCGCTGCCTGCCGGAGCGCCGCTGGGCGCGGTGGCGGTGGACACCGGGCGCTGCACGCTGTGCATGGCCTGCGTGGGCGCCTGCCCCTCGCAAGCGCTGCGCGATAATCCCGAGCGGCCGGTGCTGGGCTTCCTGGAGCGCAACTGCGTGCAGTGCGGCTTGTGCGAGAAGACCTGCCCGGAAGACGCCATCACCCTGGTGCCGCGCTTGCTCACCGGTGAGCAAGCGCGCCGCACCGTGACGTTGGCCGAGACCCAGCCCTTCCATTGCATTCGCTGCGCCAAGCCGTTCGGCACCGCCCAGATGGTGCATGCCATGCTGGCCCGGCTGGCGAGCCACCCGGCGTTTGCCGGCGAGGCCGCCGAGCGCCTGAAGATGTGCGGCGATTGCCGCGTCGTCGACATGATGGAAAAGAACAGCGGCGAGGCCAGCGGCAACGCCTTGCAGTAG
- a CDS encoding DUF3306 domain-containing protein produces the protein MSDASFLSRWSRRKAAARDGKPLEAEPRLPAQSSEPSGRDAPVARALPDPVPPAPPAEPLPTLADAALLQPGDSIARFVARGVDENVKRAALKTLFADPHFNVMDGLDTYIDDYSQPDPIPLDVLRRMRQSETLGLFAPTDEELAAARAQLEVAAVQDAALVPPEPSAALPQTAGEAAQPGIATDVDADASLASPAGDSAPGKHA, from the coding sequence ATGAGCGATGCTTCCTTCCTGTCGCGCTGGTCCCGCCGCAAGGCCGCGGCGCGCGACGGCAAGCCGCTTGAGGCTGAGCCCCGCCTTCCGGCGCAGTCGTCCGAGCCTTCCGGCAGGGATGCGCCAGTAGCCCGGGCACTGCCAGACCCCGTTCCACCGGCCCCACCCGCTGAACCGCTTCCCACGCTAGCCGATGCCGCCTTGCTGCAGCCGGGCGACAGCATCGCCCGCTTCGTCGCGCGTGGCGTGGACGAAAACGTGAAGCGCGCCGCGCTCAAGACGTTGTTCGCCGATCCGCATTTCAACGTGATGGACGGGCTCGATACCTATATCGACGACTACAGCCAGCCCGATCCGATTCCGCTGGATGTGCTGCGGCGCATGCGCCAGTCCGAGACGCTGGGGCTGTTCGCGCCCACCGACGAGGAACTGGCGGCGGCTCGCGCACAGCTAGAAGTGGCCGCTGTGCAAGACGCGGCCCTGGTGCCGCCCGAACCGTCTGCTGCATTGCCGCAAACAGCCGGCGAGGCTGCGCAGCCCGGCATTGCCACTGATGTCGATGCCGACGCCAGCTTGGCATCCCCGGCCGGCGATTCCGCCCCAGGCAAACACGCGTAG
- a CDS encoding DUF3305 domain-containing protein, which yields MDTPADSAAGNPAPDAVPTGRPGVTMAVVMRRVPLASRWQPWKWELDAVLPDLGEFGAVPHCLAQDEHGARWLYPGYAVTLFRDEAEGYYLNLTSTAPCWFVLWRMAEEGGQAAMPTSRDGEPLPVPMTATLSYNEAGRWLDAGETVENVPLAPEQLEWLQAYVAQYYRPEPKKRRRPESFKAPEDRARY from the coding sequence ATGGACACGCCAGCCGACTCTGCTGCAGGCAACCCGGCCCCCGACGCCGTGCCCACCGGCCGGCCCGGCGTGACCATGGCCGTGGTGATGCGCCGTGTGCCGCTGGCCAGCCGCTGGCAGCCTTGGAAATGGGAACTCGACGCCGTGCTGCCGGATCTTGGCGAGTTCGGCGCCGTACCTCACTGCCTGGCGCAGGACGAACACGGCGCGCGCTGGCTGTACCCAGGCTATGCCGTCACGCTGTTCCGTGACGAGGCCGAGGGCTATTACCTCAACCTGACTTCCACCGCACCCTGCTGGTTCGTGCTGTGGCGAATGGCAGAGGAGGGCGGGCAGGCCGCCATGCCGACGTCGCGCGACGGCGAGCCGTTGCCGGTGCCTATGACGGCGACACTGTCCTACAACGAGGCCGGACGCTGGCTCGACGCCGGCGAAACGGTCGAGAACGTTCCGCTGGCCCCTGAGCAGCTGGAGTGGCTGCAAGCCTACGTGGCCCAGTATTACCGGCCCGAACCCAAGAAGCGCCGCCGCCCGGAATCATTCAAGGCGCCGGAGGACAGGGCGCGCTACTGA
- the apbC gene encoding iron-sulfur cluster carrier protein ApbC, translated as MSLTVDQVTEVLRTVIDPNTGRDLVSTRSARNVRVEGGDVSLEVELGYPGKSQLEPIRKQVVDALRQLPGVSNANVAVSMNIVAHAVQRGVKLLPGVKNVIAVASGKGGVGKSTTAVNLALALSAEGARVGMLDADIYGPSLPMMLGIDGRPESSDGQTMEPLEGHGLQANSIGFLIEQDNPMVWRGPMVTSALEQLLRQTNWHDLDYLIVDMPPGTGDIQLTLSQKVPVTGAVIVTTPQDIALLDAKKGLKMFEKVGIPILGIVENMAVYCCPSCGHVEHIFGEGGGEKMCEDYGVDLLGSMPLNRSIREQADTGRPTVVSDPDSPIAELYRAMARKVAVKVADRARDMTSKFPSIVVQNT; from the coding sequence TTGAGCCTCACCGTCGACCAGGTTACCGAAGTCCTGCGCACCGTGATCGACCCCAACACGGGCCGGGATCTGGTGTCCACCCGTTCGGCTCGCAATGTGCGGGTCGAAGGCGGCGATGTGTCGCTGGAAGTGGAGCTGGGTTATCCCGGCAAGAGCCAGCTGGAACCGATCCGCAAACAAGTGGTGGATGCGCTGCGCCAGTTGCCCGGCGTGTCCAATGCCAACGTGGCCGTCAGCATGAACATCGTGGCCCACGCGGTGCAGCGCGGCGTCAAGCTGCTGCCGGGCGTCAAGAACGTGATCGCCGTGGCGTCGGGCAAGGGCGGCGTGGGCAAGTCCACCACCGCCGTCAACCTGGCGCTGGCGCTGTCCGCCGAGGGTGCCCGCGTGGGCATGCTCGACGCCGACATCTACGGCCCGAGCCTGCCCATGATGCTGGGCATCGATGGCCGCCCGGAATCGTCCGATGGCCAGACCATGGAGCCGCTCGAAGGCCACGGCCTGCAGGCCAACTCGATCGGCTTCCTGATCGAGCAGGACAACCCGATGGTGTGGCGCGGCCCGATGGTGACCTCGGCGCTGGAGCAGTTGCTGCGCCAGACCAACTGGCACGATCTCGATTACCTGATCGTCGACATGCCGCCGGGCACCGGCGACATCCAGCTGACGCTGTCGCAGAAAGTGCCGGTGACAGGTGCTGTCATCGTCACCACCCCCCAGGATATCGCCCTGCTGGACGCGAAGAAGGGCCTGAAGATGTTCGAGAAGGTGGGCATCCCCATCCTCGGCATCGTCGAGAACATGGCTGTCTACTGCTGCCCGAGCTGCGGCCACGTCGAGCATATCTTCGGCGAAGGCGGTGGCGAGAAGATGTGCGAGGACTACGGTGTGGACCTGCTGGGCAGCATGCCGCTTAACCGTTCGATCCGCGAGCAGGCCGATACCGGCCGGCCCACCGTGGTGTCCGATCCTGACAGCCCGATCGCCGAGCTGTACCGCGCCATGGCGCGCAAGGTGGCCGTCAAGGTGGCCGACCGCGCCCGCGACATGACCAGCAAGTTCCCCAGCATCGTGGTGCAGAACACCTGA
- a CDS encoding OmpA family protein produces the protein MKLKLVSLAIVATLAAGCATEQGTQTAVGTGVGAAVGAGLGNLIGGNTTGTLVGAAVGGALGGATGYNWNAIRGKLNKDTAGTGTQITEQPDGSLKVNIPSQVTFDTDSATIKPSFRSVLDQVSQTLAQQQDVSATVVGHTDSTGNPNYNMQLSQRRAQSVATYLGDRGVARTRLAAEGRGQTQPVADNATEAGRAQNRRVEIYLKPIQR, from the coding sequence ATGAAACTCAAGCTCGTCAGCCTTGCCATTGTCGCCACCCTTGCCGCCGGCTGCGCCACAGAACAAGGCACCCAGACCGCGGTCGGCACCGGCGTGGGCGCTGCGGTCGGCGCCGGCCTGGGCAACCTGATCGGCGGCAATACCACCGGCACGCTCGTCGGCGCGGCGGTCGGCGGGGCCCTGGGCGGGGCCACGGGCTACAACTGGAACGCAATCCGCGGCAAGCTGAACAAGGACACGGCGGGCACGGGCACGCAGATCACCGAGCAGCCGGACGGCTCGCTCAAGGTGAACATCCCCAGCCAGGTGACCTTCGATACGGACAGCGCCACCATCAAGCCGTCGTTCCGTTCGGTGCTCGACCAGGTCTCGCAGACCCTTGCCCAGCAACAGGACGTCTCCGCCACCGTGGTGGGCCATACCGACAGCACCGGCAACCCGAACTACAACATGCAGCTGTCGCAGCGCCGCGCCCAGAGCGTCGCGACCTACCTGGGTGACCGAGGCGTCGCCCGGACCCGCCTGGCAGCCGAAGGACGGGGCCAGACCCAGCCGGTCGCGGACAACGCCACCGAGGCCGGACGCGCACAAAATCGCCGGGTCGAAATTTATTTGAAACCAATTCAGAGATGA